The DNA sequence TACTCGTTGACCAGTTTTTTCCCCATAGAAAAGCAGCAACGACTATTGGGTAGAGTTCAAACAGTGCGGAGGACTGGGGAGAGTTGAGCATTTGAGGGGGCCATGTAGACGCGAACCAGTGCCCCCGAAAAAATCCACCGAAACCGACGGATGGGGCTGCGTCGGTAAATAATTGAATGTCTCCGGGAAGAGAAAGCAGATCGTTGTAGAAAAAGGATAAACCATTCCATTGTTTCAGGAAAGTAATCCATAATTCGAGTTCGTTCCGAATTGCTTGATTAATGTCAATTTGGTCATCTAATGCATGCACGGAAGATGCCAGTGCGAGGAGGTGAGAGATGAAAGAGCGGCCTTGCGGAATTATGCGCATTGCGAAATTAAGATGACCGAGCACGGATAGGAGATCGCGTTTGGAGCAGTTTTGGCTTTCTGCCAGAGAGGTGGCTATTAAGATTATCCTATCGACTTTTTCCTTTGGCAGAGAAGCTTGGAATTTGACTGAATCTAAATTGATGCCCAAAAATTCGATATATTGGGTTGGTCCTAAGGACTTCTCTTGCGCGATGGGAATTCCCAATTCAGAAAAAACCCTGTGAACTTTTGTAATGTTTTCAGCTGGAATGGCATCGGGAGGAGATATGACAAGAAAGTCATCAAGCAGGTGTATAATGTGAGGAATTGCGTAGTTGTTGGACAGGATCCAACAGATTGCTTCTGACAACATGTCGAAAATTTTTGGACTACTTTTACATCCGAAGGTAAGGCGTACTGAGAAATAAAACTTCCCGTGCCAACGTATCCCGAATAAGTGCCATGAGTCTGGGTGAATAGGCATCACTTTGAATGCAGAAGTGATGTCTACTTTAGCCAGCCACGCGCCGCGACCTACATTTTTAATCATAGAGATCGCTTGGTCTATATCATGGTAGCGCAAAGAATACTCTTCGCTGGGTATGAGGCTATTTATGCTGGATACCAGGCAATTATGTGGAGCTGATAAATCGATTATCAAGCGCTTTTTCCCTGAAAATTTCCTGGTAGCCACTCCTATTGGACTGATGCGAAAAATGTTAAAGGGGGGGGTCTCGAAAGGGCCGATCATGAAGCCCGAGTCGACTTCTTTTTTGATTAATTCATCTACTGTATCTGGTTCTGCGAGCGCGGATTGTAGATTGTCGCAAATAAAACTATGAGCCAGCGGACAATTAGTACCGGGATTGAACCCCTGTTGGAGACCGGATAAAAGAAAATTAGCAAAGTTGGTATCTGGGTGAAGTGCAAGTTCAGAGGAAAGACGCAAATAATTGACTGGAGTCGATAAGTAATTTctagattttttatttgaagCTTTCATGACAGGGCATATTGTACGGGCATGAGCCCCACCACAATAATTGCATACGTGAAGATATTTGCAGTGTTGTCTCACGCACTTCCCTCTGTTAAAATTCCCACAAACTTGTTGGTTGTTGGAAAATGGATTATCTGATGATGAGTTAGAGGTTGCGGGGCGAGGGACGTAGCTGGTGGATTTTACTTGCGTTGGTTCTGGGCAGGGTATGATGGCTGGGTTAATTTGTGGGCATGAGGTAGTGGAGTGAGAAACTGACCTGCATACTGCACAGGAAATATTGCGGCAACTGAAAAATACCTTATTATGCAGATCGGGGTCCAGCGCGCCCCAATAGGGGCACTGGTTCCACTGGGCGACGCGAACTGCACATTTAGCCGAAAATAACTTGTGGTATGTGAAAAAATGGGTTCCGCCATAAGACAACGCGAGATCCGCGATTAACGCCAGATAATCATTGAGTTCGCGTCGTCTATGGGGAAAAGCGGTGCAGATTACTTCGGTGTAGCGGCCAAATGCAATGGTGAATTCCGAAAATGAAAGGGGACGGGATGAATTGTGAGATGCATTTTTTAACGTTACGGAAAAATCTCCGCAATCTATTTGCCGGTGAGATTCGGCGGGAGGTAATAAAGAGAGGAGAGATGATAAATCGATGTCTGCACCTGTCAGAATCTGCGTTTTGATGGAGTTAGGCACGGGAGGTGGTTCCAGAGCGGCAGCATTCACTGGGGTAGGTAGGGGGGTTGCTGTGAAAAGAGTGTAGCGAGGTTTGTCTTGTAAAGATGAGTTGGAAGGAAGATAAAGAGGTGCTGGAACCGTttgcggaggcagcctcacgcaCGGATTAGCGCCTGGGTCTTGGGGAAGCCCGTAGAAAGGAGTAGGAGGAAATTGAGAAAATAGGGGGGGCGTAGCCGTttgcggaggcagcctcacgcaCGGATTGACCCCTGGAGCTTGGAGAAGCCCGTAGGATGGAAAAGAGGGAGAAGGTCGGTGCGCTGTAGCAGGCTGATGGTGTGCTGCTTGTGCACCCCCAGCAGGGGCTGCTGGCCATTGGTAGGGAAAAGTAGCAGAAGGAAAAGGTAGAAGAGGCTGAGTTTGAGGGGCTGGCGGAGGCATCCTCACGCCAGCGTCTGCAGCCGGGGAAAAAATAAAGGGTTGAGAAACCAAGCCTGCTGTAGCCGATTGGCTCGCTGCAGCGATTGGTTGAGAGGAGGAGGGAGGCAGAGCAGTGTGAGAGACGGCTGAGTCTGGGGCGTGGCCTAGACTCGCTGACGGTCTGTTGCGTCTAGGTGCTTGAGGTGAACCGGAACTTGATCTGGAAGAAGATGACGTTAGAATGAAATGTTGACTTTTGGTTTTGCGAGATTTTGTTACCTTTTTTGGGGTGGGTGAATCATTTCCCAAAGAAATATAAAGCTCGTAAAGTTGGGCTTTGCTCAACTTGCGAGAGAACTTAACTTCAGAGTTTGTCAGAGCTTGTCTCAAACCCGCGACGGTCCATTTCGAGATGGGAGGGATGGATGGAGAAGCTGAGGCATAAGAAGATGTTGGAGATTGTACAGGCTGTCTAGAAGGTGGAGGTGAACGGAGATTGCGCTGTGTAGGAGTGCGGGTGGTGGGCCTTTTGGACTTCCGGCCGCGAGCCGAGACGTGTGGTTCGGCAGAAGATCCGGGTTGGCTCGGGAGTTCCTTAGAGCCGGTCGGAGGAATTGCCATGAAGCCAGCTGCTTGTTTTGAGCCGGTGGCATGCGGTGGAGCGTAGAACTCGTCGTCAGAAGGGTAAAGCTCGACTTCAGACATGTTGGCAGTTCGAAGCAGTATATCCGAAAACAATCACGATAGACTGAGGTAGGTAGGAAGTCTGTATATGTAGTGTTTGGCTGATTAccaaattagatgcacctgtgcttgattagttaattatctgatcgtgctcctcccgaaccttgttaataaaacatcatttaggTTGGTCAAAATTACGTTTCGCTCCGAGTACGGttcgtttgggtcagtgtgaacacaacagccgcactcgggtgcgcactaaacgactactccgagaccgctctaaacaggtggtctcggagcggctgtcgTCAAACTCTGGtgcgacccacctgtggtgtgaacactgctggacctcgcgccgaaccaaatacaggaagatatccacatgtttgagccactgggcttccgtcgtgacgtgagccgggtgttttattgtgggttaacaacaaacaaagcAATATTGGTCCGTTgcagagattcgctgtctcctggacgtttgagctgatgattttataaatgcatagctgtcctccacacacacaaatagtgacattaaggggtttttagcaaacggctccgcgagaaaggctttaatagaacagctgcacaatttcgcgttaaagcaaagaaacttcacaaagacgtgcatcgtttatctcaatatcttgatagctgcgctctTCCTGTCAGgctggatgtcgtggaaacggCGGGGGGGGGTAATGAGACGGTAAGAGCGGTCAAAGACCAATGACAGCGCCGACCGTTGTCACGTGGTGTACGGTGCGGCGCTTGgagtacagtaaaaaaaaaacatatgtgaACAaggaccgcactaactgaaaaatgatacaatgtattttggtgcgctccgaggccgctccacggtgcgcaccaacatatgaGAAAACACCCTTAATCTATTTGTCATCTAGTGTTTTGAGTAATTCGCTGTATGTTGATGATAATGCAATGGAGAGAGCGAGTTTGGTGTGCACTTCTTGTGCTGTAATGTTTAGCTTTTGTGGTGATTTGTTTGGAGTGAAAATGGATGCAATTAACTTTATAAAACATCAGGTTTGGTCATCATTCAGATGGGGTCCGCTACACTTATATTGGCAGCCCTTtacatcggtgcatccctatttatTATGCAAGCAGGTTTTTCTGCCTTTTGTAAATGTGCATCAGCTTGCAGTCAGGTGttacaaacatttacaaatacTTATTGTGATCATACAAATGATTTTACCTAAATTAGAATTGTTACCTTTTAGGGTTTAGAGTGTCATACCCCTTCCTTTTTCTTACAGAAAGCTATGGAGCATTCTCAGAGGACAAAAAAGGAGGAAAATAGCTGCGAAAGTTGCTGAGCATTTTCGTGTTGTTTCACAACAATTTGAACAACCACTAGATTTCAATTTGCAATCTGAACCATTGGAGGATTCTGTCTATTATGACTGTGTCGAACATGTAGCAGAGGATGAAGTAAATGAATATCCCAGAGACATGTTTTATGATGCTTTGGACAATAACTTCTTTTACAATGATTTTGACAATGGGATGTCTGATGATTCCAGGAACTTTGACCTGGACTCTGAATGTGATTCAGAAGATTCAGCTTCTGGCAGACTAGATGACACAAATGGTCTTGCAGACTGGGCTGCAGAAtacaacatttctcaaaatgcaTTGTCTGCTCTTCTGAAAATTCTCAGAAAAAAAGGCCTTAAAGTGCCATTGGATGCTAGAACCATAATGTCCACAGACCGCAAATGTGATGTTAAAAATGTAGCAGGAGGATCATATTATCATTTTGGAATAAAAAATTCAGTTCTAGCAGAATTGTCATCTTTAGATTTCAATCTGACAGATCTAACTGACACTCTAACAATTAGAGTAAATATCGATGGTCTTCCATTATTCCGCAGCAACAATGTAAGTCTGTGGCCTATTTTGGGTAGGATTAAGGAGATCCCAAATTCAAACGTTTTTATGATTGGCTTATACTCAGGTGTGACAAAACCATCAAATGTGCAAGAGTATTTAAAGGAATTTATTCAAGATGTTAAAGTTGTTGTTCAAGAGGGTCTTCATTATAATGATGTACATTTCACAGTTGCTGCTCCTGATGCATTTATATGTGATGCTCCAGCACGTGCATTCCTCAAATGTGTAAAGGGCAACACTGGGTACTACGCATGTGAACGCTGCACTCAAAAAGGTGTCCATGTAAATAGGAGAATGTCTTTTCCTGAGTTGTCTGCAGAGATAAGGACTGATCAGACATTTAGGGAAATGGGCTATAAAGAGCACCAAGGAGGAGTTTCACCACTGTCTGAGCTAGGTGTGGGATTAGTTACAAGTTTTGTCCTTGATTATATGCACCTTGTGTGTTTGGGGGCGATGCGCCAGTTAATTTATCTTTGGTTAAAAGGGCCTTTGAAATGCAGGCAGTCCGTTCAAAATCTCACCACTATTTCAGCATACATGGCTTCTGTCAGACAGTATTTACCAAGGAATTTTGCTAGGAAACCAAGGTCTCTCCTTGAAATTAGCATGTGGAAGGCAACTGAATTGAGGCAGTTTTTGCTTTATACGGGTCCTGTTGTTCTTCTTAAACATATTCCCAATACAATGTATAGAAACTTTCTACTTTTGTCTGTATCTATACGAATTCTTCTTAGTCCTGATTTGTGTACTGAAAACTGCGACTAtgctgaagatattttgaaactTTTTGTCCAAGATTTTGGCTTGATTTACGGCATTGAATTTGTTGGATACAACATCCATTCATTGATACACATTGCCCAAGATGCACGTAACTTTGGTCCGTTGGATAACATTTCCTGCTTCCCATTCGAAACATATTTAGGTAAACTTAAAAAGATGGTACGGAGGCCCCAAAATCCTGTCCAGCAAATTGTCAGGCGCATCCATGAGAAACAGAAAGTGGCGAAACGGAAGAAAATGTCTATTTACTCACCCCTCAAACAGCTCCATTTCTCTGGACCAGTGACTGATGAACTTGGAACATGCCAGCAGTACAGGCAGTACAATGATGGACAGACATTAATTTCTTGCTGTAAAGGCGATAACTGTTTTTCCTTAAGGGGGAAAATTCTCATTGTGAGAAATATTTTGCTTTCTTCTTGTAAAACTGTCAAGGTACTCTGTCACTTCTTTGAAAACTATGAAACTTTTTTCAGCTACCCaattgactcggcatgccttgGAATTTACTATGTTTCAAATTTATCCAAAGACTTGCATGTGGTATCCATTGAGGAACTAAGGAGAAAAATAGTGCTCTTGCCATTTAAATCTGGATATGTGGCATTGCCACAGCTGCACTAGCCtgcttgttttcattttttcagCATGCTACAATTCGCAATCGTGGATTTTTTGGATGGTGGAGGTGTAGCAATTGTTCCTTGCAAATGGTTTACTGGACCAGAAGAAGATGCTTGTTACTGGCCACCAGGGCGAATAAACATCACCAAGGCAGTAAAGGAAGAACTTGTTCCAGACTCTGACTGGCCGAAGTTTAAAGTGCGTGTTTTGGGAAAAGCAGGTAATATGACTGTTTTTGAAGGTGATTGgtgataataataatgtaaatttttaaataatacaaataaggCATGCGGCTGAAATACTAGTTGctatttttttgttacatgtCTATTTAGGAAACTATGCCCACGCCACAGCAAAACTTTTGATGTCTGAGGCAACCTCAGACTTGCAGACTGAGGCCCAATCCCAATTCTATTTTATACCCCTCCCCCTTGCCCTTACCCTTACCCCTACCCCATTCCCCTTGCCCCTTGAAACAGAGTGTCAAGGGGTAGGGCTGAAAATATTCCCCTAAGAAATGGGACACCACTACTAGACCGTTACATGTCATCATAAGTCGTTGCTGCTCCTACATCATAGATGCTCAGAtgaaataatacaataaaattttatatttaatgaaattattaaaaaatatatgttgtgcAACTATCACAAGGTCAATAACATTAGCAAACTTTTTTCATGGCGAtttttacaaatcttttttcTGAGAACATAACCGTATACATAAAACTagttattatttgttattaaaatactttttaatgtccaaaaatacttaaatttatgGGCCATATTGGAAATTTATCATACCCCTTCGTCTGAAGTGTGGTCCTGAAAAATCTTCGTTTGAAGGGCTATCTggcccttacccctaccccttccCCTTCAGCCAAAAGAGAATTGAGACACCACTACCCCTTCACGTGAATGCGCAAAACAAAGGGGAAGGGGAAAGGGCTAAGGGGTAGAATTGGGATTGGGCCTGAGTCTGATTCTGGAAGAAAGTTGGGAAAAGGGAAGCGCAAAAAAAGGTAAGATATATTTCTTGAATATATAGCTTTTAAAAGCAACAATACTTCTCAAAAGGATCATTATCATTTAAGCACAAGAGAAACGAGAATGTGTTGTCTGTGTATCTCATGTGTATGTGAAAAACCTGTTTGCACAGGAAGAGATGCACCAGTTGTATTTTTCATGCTTGtacaaaaattaacacataattaTGCCAAAATGTTTTTTCCCCGAGTATTCTCATATGAGCAGTCTTAATTAACCCTTAATCAGTGCTCAAAAAGGATAATATTTATAGTGTTTGGGGTCAAATAGACCCCAAACATTTAAAGAGCGATTgcataaggatttttttttttttaattttaatatgaaaaactatatataatttttttaacttctCAACTATACATTTATGCTGTGTTTTTGTGGAAATTTGGAAGTGTTTTACCTATTTACTGCACAATTACTTAACTAGGCCTTAAATGGgctcataaatatttttttgaaatgaATTGAGTCCCTATGGAGCTCTATTGGATATATGTGCTTACTGCACTTTCTTTCTTTAATTATCATTACTAAATCATTTCTGGTTTGTGGTTTTTCCACAAACCAGCAGATTTCAGTATTCTATCCCTAACACATAGAGCAATGTCCAAAAACTATTTAGATTAAATGAAGATCCACATTCCGTGAtttctttcttaaaaaaatcattttcatgAGCCAATTTATGTCCTAGTTAAGTAATTGTGCAGTAAATAGGTAAAAAACTTCcaaaattcaataaaaacacagcATAAATGTTTAGTTGagaagtaaataaaaaagatgtAGTTttccatataaaaaaattatatttcctTATGCAATCACTCTTTAAAAGTTGGGGTCTATCAGACCTCAAACACTATAAACGGTAAAAAAATTCACACACCTTTAGAACAACCAAATCAAGCCCATTTTTTGTTCATGTTTAGATAGACTATTTAGGAACGGTCACAGAGTTTCATGCCCCTGacagggaactacactgcgaccaaaatgacCGAAACGTCTAGTGGGGTCCCCTGGGGCCCCAAACACTGATTAAGGGTTAAGTTAAAAATCATCTTAAATGAAGTGCCAAGTGCATGCTTCAAAAGGGACCCATTAATGTTATTCAAACAAGTCAAAGAGAACATCACTTCCTGCTTGACTAAATAACTTCAGCTTTAATAAGAATCAATGCATATTatattaaaacagtaaatttaAAGTATTGCCTCTTTAATGCAACCAAAAAATGTTATCCTTTGCTTTTCATGCATTACTATTCATTATCCTACATTGCACATATActtatgtaattttaaacttgTACAACTACTTAATTATGCTCTACATTTTGTGCATATCAAGGGCAGTATGTCTGTCAAGCTCAGATAAGGATAGTGCCGGACAGGATCATGCATCTAGTGGGCCTTTATCTTCCCCAATTCCAAACAACCTTCAACCAAAGGCTCCCCACTCACTCAAGACCCGTCCATTTATCCAACCCCCTCCACTTTCAGCTCCTTTAATGTCTGTTACTTCAGAACGACCCAGTACAATTCTTCAAGATCCCAGTTCTGTGGTTCGAGATCAGCATTTACCTCCCCGAGTGCCAGAGAACCGCCAACCGGAGACTCCCCACTTACACAGGGCCCATCCATGTATTCAGCCCTCTCCACCTTCAACACCTTTAATGGCTGTTACACCAGAGCACCCCAGTAGAGTTCTGCAAGGTGCTAGTCCTTCATTTAGAGATAGCATGTTTGCCCGGCTCTTAACTGTCCTGGAGGAAATAAAGGAGACGCAGAAGGTCCATGGGAGGATGCTACAATCACTTCTCACACAACGGGATGCAACTACAGTTAGAGCTGCTCTTCCAGAGGACACCGTTTTCCCCCTGAGGACAGTCTCGGATGTTGATGCAATGGAGCAGAAATTGTCAGACCCCACCTTTCTCAACCAAGTGGTATGTTCTAATGTGAATAATTTACCAGGTTCACAGGtcttaattttaaattttttcaaatacagtactgtgcagaAGTCACAATTAAGATATTTCTGATTAAATCTAATGGCTCAGTGAGGCCTCTAGAGACAGTAATGTCTTTCTCAAGATTCAAACATATTTAAAACGATTAATGCAAGTTCAGTGGTCTTATGTTAATATAATAAAGTGATGAGAATAGTTATGTGCgccaaaaaaactaaataatgaataatttCAAAACACTGCTTTGGAGCTGTAATGAATCGAATCAGCGACTCGGATCGAATAATAAATTCATGCCAGTCTATGATGGCCATGTTTTGTCAGGTGTTTTTCTTTCCAAATATGATTGTAAATGGCAAGTATGGTCTAAAACCTGTCTGTACTTTTAAGCATTTATGATGCTTTTTTAATACTGCCTATAAATTTACTGTATTTCttggttttatttaaaaaactatagttataattatatatatggtCATTATACCTTTTCTTAATCCACAAATCTAATGGTGGTCTAAGAtgtttgcacagtactgtagctTTTTTGCTACAAAGAAACAATTCTTTTGTAGCACAGGCAACACAAGTtttactacaattaaaaaacgtGTGTCAcagaggctgtttctcaatatgcgttcttcagcgatcttgcgtcctcgtgtcctcgctctacgtcatcattaacggtcgaagttcattcccaTTCTccagaacgcaaggacagaggatgcatgaaaatacccggatgtgttcttgatatcgaggatgcatcaagTGCAGACTAGCTGAAagcgctttacgccccagaagtcattgcggcaaaacttccgagttcgttcttccaaggtcgcctggcaagaccgatctccacgaggatgcaagtccgttctttgcgttcttggaattgagaaacagccagtgTTAACTGCTTAGGAATTCTCTAGGAATTATGAGAAATAGACTTGTATTCATTGACTTGTATTCAAACTACTTCCTATGTAAAGTAGCAGTGCGCTATCGATTAATTTGTGGCTGCACTATTTTGGTAGAAATGTAATTGATTAATCAGGTTTGTTTTTGTGTAGTCTGcaaatagacccttttactgtttgtactcaGTGATGACGTAGCAAGTATGTGTGCGAtttttggcaacggaagtatacatagacccttttacagcccatgTCATCAAATAGCTATGTACGCATTTTGGGAATggaagtggtgttgttccccagtggttataacgtgttagcaacttgGTTTCCTCAGTTATCAAagtgtctggttgttgcgtttacAGTTAATATATTAGTATATATATCTGGTCATTGTatatctgctaacgtcttctatccactcgaCAAAGTACAcagatctggtagctgtgtggAAAAAGTTGagaaagtcaactttttaaagtaaccttgtctgtgttgcttcactgctgattctcgccttacttctgttgccaaaatgcgcacACATACGTTGCCGagcatcattgtgtacaaacagcaAAAGGGTCTTATAGAGTACAGACgcaagcatttttttattatgtccTCACTCAAATCAACACGTTTAATCGCCTGCCATCACAGCCGTGATCCTGTCGAAACCCTATAAAACGTAAGCCTCTTGGTGGAATATTGATTAGTGCACCCGTAaatgcaacaaccagacattttgatgctgggaaaccgttgctaacacgttaaaaCCAATGGGGAACAACACCATTTCCGTTGCCAAAATGCATACGCaactatttgatcacgtggcctgtaaaagggtctataatgATAATCTTGTTTTCCATAGGTTGCTGTGGTGGCAGATATTGGAGGGAGTACTGTGG is a window from the Misgurnus anguillicaudatus chromosome 21, ASM2758022v2, whole genome shotgun sequence genome containing:
- the LOC141353292 gene encoding uncharacterized protein, with translation MLSFAFHALLFIILHCTYTYVILNLYNYLIMLYILCISRAVCLSSSDKDSAGQDHASSGPLSSPIPNNLQPKAPHSLKTRPFIQPPPLSAPLMSVTSERPSTILQDPSSVVRDQHLPPRVPENRQPETPHLHRAHPCIQPSPPSTPLMAVTPEHPSRVLQGASPSFRDSMFARLLTVLEEIKETQKVHGRMLQSLLTQRDATTVRAALPEDTVFPLRTVSDVDAMEQKLSDPTFLNQVVAVVADIGGSTVDEAIRRMMAFLLDPALSRQYNFVGRHGKREFGRLKLFEVVYGMYIYSLFNIFMCKLRLF
- the LOC141353178 gene encoding uncharacterized protein, which codes for MSEVELYPSDDEFYAPPHATGSKQAAGFMAIPPTGSKELPSQPGSSAEPHVSARGRKSKRPTTRTPTQRNLRSPPPSRQPVQSPTSSYASASPSIPPISKWTVAGLRQALTNSEVKFSRKLSKAQLYELYISLGNDSPTPKKVTKSRKTKSQHFILTSSSSRSSSGSPQAPRRNRPSASLGHAPDSAVSHTALPPSSSQPIAAASQSATAGLVSQPFIFSPAADAGVRMPPPAPQTQPLLPFPSATFPYQWPAAPAGGAQAAHHQPATAHRPSPSFPSYGLLQAPGVNPCVRLPPQTATPPLFSQFPPTPFYGLPQDPGANPCVRLPPQTVPAPLYLPSNSSLQDKPRYTLFTATPLPTPVNAAALEPPPVPNSIKTQILTEIQNAGSGGRPITNPSTSLFTTHIPITHPLKALLDASLDSILQAVSPRTINSYLTAWRCFKTFHLSFNLQFPDFSLLTITSFISYLNSVKNLQAGSIKGYLSGIQFFHKLIYGFPSPELNNSQTSLLIKGIQRSRPSKIDSRQPITLDILTKCLQILRTGYHSIHTAHTLDAMFLLSFFGFLRCSEIAINSKFNPKIHPTISDLSILDSETIAYFIKQSKTDQEKKGHYIYIFNLPSPIQPYQSLLSYLKLRNAQSKSAIDPLFVDDSNHPVTRFWFQKHLKQIIALTGLPVEHFSSHSFRIGAATTAAQKGLSQNQIQALGRWSSDAFKSYIRYNHLHIKEAHAALIG